In the genome of Muntiacus reevesi chromosome 5, mMunRee1.1, whole genome shotgun sequence, one region contains:
- the GATD1 gene encoding glutamine amidotransferase-like class 1 domain-containing protein 1 isoform X5 — protein MASERLPSRPACLLVASGAAEGVSAPSFFHCFTLASTAFNLQVATPGGKTMDFVDVNDSNARWVQDFRLKAYASPAKLESIDEPICAVGHGVAALCCATSEDRSWVFQGYSVTGPSVYELVRAPGFAHLPLVVEDFVKDAGACFSASEPDAVHVVLDRHLVTGQNASSTVPAVQNLLFLCGSRK, from the exons ATGGCGTCCGAGCGGCTCCCGAGCCGGCCCGCCTGCCTCCTCGTGGCCAGCGGCGCCGCGGAAG GCGTGTCGGCCCCGTCCTTCTTCCACTGCTTCACGCTAGCCAGCACTGCCTTCAACCTGCAAGTGGCCACCCCCGGG GGGAAGACCATGGACTTTGTTGACGTGAACGACAGCAATGCACGCTGGGTGCAGGACTTCCGCCTCAAAGCCTACGCCAGCCCTGCCAAGCTGGAGTCCATTGACG AGCCCATCTGTGCTGTGGGCCACGGTGTGGCCGCCCTCTGCTGCGCCACCAGCGAGGACAGGTCCTGGGTGTTCCAAGGCTACAGCGTCACCGGG CCCTCTGTGTACGAGCTCGTCCGGGCACCAGGGTTCGCCCACCTGCCCCTGGTCGTGGAGGACTTCGTGAAGGACGCAGGGGCCTGCTTCAGTG CCAGTGAGCCTGACGCTGTGCACGTGGTGCTGGACCGCCACCTGGTCACCGGGCAGAACGCCAGCTCCACCGTCCCGGCCGTGCAGAACTTGCTCTTCCTCTGCGGCAGCCG GAAGTGA
- the GATD1 gene encoding glutamine amidotransferase-like class 1 domain-containing protein 1 isoform X1 — MASERLPSRPACLLVASGAAEGVSAPSFFHCFTLASTAFNLQVATPGGKTMDFVDVNDSNARWVQDFRLKAYASPAKLESIDGARYHALLIPSCPGALVDLASSGSLARILQHFHSESKPICAVGHGVAALCCATSEDRSWVFQGYSVTGPVSLTLCTWCWTATWSPGRTPAPPSRPCRTCSSSAAAGSDEALNQAPSRCRHLQMSWVSPETLRHDTRPAWPLA, encoded by the exons ATGGCGTCCGAGCGGCTCCCGAGCCGGCCCGCCTGCCTCCTCGTGGCCAGCGGCGCCGCGGAAG GCGTGTCGGCCCCGTCCTTCTTCCACTGCTTCACGCTAGCCAGCACTGCCTTCAACCTGCAAGTGGCCACCCCCGGG GGGAAGACCATGGACTTTGTTGACGTGAACGACAGCAATGCACGCTGGGTGCAGGACTTCCGCCTCAAAGCCTACGCCAGCCCTGCCAAGCTGGAGTCCATTGACG GTGCCCGCTACCATGCCCTGCTCATCCCCAGCTGCCCCGGGGCCCTGGTGGACCTGGCCAGCAGCGGGTCCCTGGCTCGTATCCTGCAGCACTTCCACTCTGAGAGCA AGCCCATCTGTGCTGTGGGCCACGGTGTGGCCGCCCTCTGCTGCGCCACCAGCGAGGACAGGTCCTGGGTGTTCCAAGGCTACAGCGTCACCGGG CCAGTGAGCCTGACGCTGTGCACGTGGTGCTGGACCGCCACCTGGTCACCGGGCAGAACGCCAGCTCCACCGTCCCGGCCGTGCAGAACTTGCTCTTCCTCTGCGGCAGCCG GAAGTGACGAGGCCCTGAACCAGGCCCCGAGCAGATGCCGCCACCTCCAGATGTCCTGGGTGTCCCCCGAGACCCTGCGTCATGACACCCGGCCTGCCTGGCCCCTGGCGTAA
- the GATD1 gene encoding glutamine amidotransferase-like class 1 domain-containing protein 1 isoform X2 translates to MASERLPSRPACLLVASGAAEGVSAPSFFHCFTLASTAFNLQVATPGGKTMDFVDVNDSNARWVQDFRLKAYASPAKLESIDGARYHALLIPSCPGALVDLASSGSLARILQHFHSESKPICAVGHGVAALCCATSEDRSWVFQGYSVTGPSVYELVRAPGFAHLPLVVEDFVKDAGACFSASEPDAVHVVLDRHLVTGQNASSTVPAVQNLLFLCGSRK, encoded by the exons ATGGCGTCCGAGCGGCTCCCGAGCCGGCCCGCCTGCCTCCTCGTGGCCAGCGGCGCCGCGGAAG GCGTGTCGGCCCCGTCCTTCTTCCACTGCTTCACGCTAGCCAGCACTGCCTTCAACCTGCAAGTGGCCACCCCCGGG GGGAAGACCATGGACTTTGTTGACGTGAACGACAGCAATGCACGCTGGGTGCAGGACTTCCGCCTCAAAGCCTACGCCAGCCCTGCCAAGCTGGAGTCCATTGACG GTGCCCGCTACCATGCCCTGCTCATCCCCAGCTGCCCCGGGGCCCTGGTGGACCTGGCCAGCAGCGGGTCCCTGGCTCGTATCCTGCAGCACTTCCACTCTGAGAGCA AGCCCATCTGTGCTGTGGGCCACGGTGTGGCCGCCCTCTGCTGCGCCACCAGCGAGGACAGGTCCTGGGTGTTCCAAGGCTACAGCGTCACCGGG CCCTCTGTGTACGAGCTCGTCCGGGCACCAGGGTTCGCCCACCTGCCCCTGGTCGTGGAGGACTTCGTGAAGGACGCAGGGGCCTGCTTCAGTG CCAGTGAGCCTGACGCTGTGCACGTGGTGCTGGACCGCCACCTGGTCACCGGGCAGAACGCCAGCTCCACCGTCCCGGCCGTGCAGAACTTGCTCTTCCTCTGCGGCAGCCG GAAGTGA
- the GATD1 gene encoding glutamine amidotransferase-like class 1 domain-containing protein 1 isoform X4, with protein sequence MASERLPSRPACLLVASGAAEGVSAPSFFHCFTLASTAFNLQVATPGGKTMDFVDVNDSNARWVQDFRLKAYASPAKLESIDEPICAVGHGVAALCCATSEDRSWVFQGYSVTGPVSLTLCTWCWTATWSPGRTPAPPSRPCRTCSSSAAAGSDEALNQAPSRCRHLQMSWVSPETLRHDTRPAWPLA encoded by the exons ATGGCGTCCGAGCGGCTCCCGAGCCGGCCCGCCTGCCTCCTCGTGGCCAGCGGCGCCGCGGAAG GCGTGTCGGCCCCGTCCTTCTTCCACTGCTTCACGCTAGCCAGCACTGCCTTCAACCTGCAAGTGGCCACCCCCGGG GGGAAGACCATGGACTTTGTTGACGTGAACGACAGCAATGCACGCTGGGTGCAGGACTTCCGCCTCAAAGCCTACGCCAGCCCTGCCAAGCTGGAGTCCATTGACG AGCCCATCTGTGCTGTGGGCCACGGTGTGGCCGCCCTCTGCTGCGCCACCAGCGAGGACAGGTCCTGGGTGTTCCAAGGCTACAGCGTCACCGGG CCAGTGAGCCTGACGCTGTGCACGTGGTGCTGGACCGCCACCTGGTCACCGGGCAGAACGCCAGCTCCACCGTCCCGGCCGTGCAGAACTTGCTCTTCCTCTGCGGCAGCCG GAAGTGACGAGGCCCTGAACCAGGCCCCGAGCAGATGCCGCCACCTCCAGATGTCCTGGGTGTCCCCCGAGACCCTGCGTCATGACACCCGGCCTGCCTGGCCCCTGGCGTAA
- the GATD1 gene encoding glutamine amidotransferase-like class 1 domain-containing protein 1 isoform X6, producing MASERLPSRPACLLVASGAAEGVSAPSFFHCFTLASTAFNLQVATPGGKTMDFVDVNDSNARWVQDFRLKAYASPAKLESIDEPICAVGHGVAALCCATSEDRSWVFQGYSVTGPSVYELVRAPGFAHLPLVVEDFVKDAGACFSASEPDAVHVVLDRHLVTGQNASSTVPAVQNLLFLCGSR from the exons ATGGCGTCCGAGCGGCTCCCGAGCCGGCCCGCCTGCCTCCTCGTGGCCAGCGGCGCCGCGGAAG GCGTGTCGGCCCCGTCCTTCTTCCACTGCTTCACGCTAGCCAGCACTGCCTTCAACCTGCAAGTGGCCACCCCCGGG GGGAAGACCATGGACTTTGTTGACGTGAACGACAGCAATGCACGCTGGGTGCAGGACTTCCGCCTCAAAGCCTACGCCAGCCCTGCCAAGCTGGAGTCCATTGACG AGCCCATCTGTGCTGTGGGCCACGGTGTGGCCGCCCTCTGCTGCGCCACCAGCGAGGACAGGTCCTGGGTGTTCCAAGGCTACAGCGTCACCGGG CCCTCTGTGTACGAGCTCGTCCGGGCACCAGGGTTCGCCCACCTGCCCCTGGTCGTGGAGGACTTCGTGAAGGACGCAGGGGCCTGCTTCAGTG CCAGTGAGCCTGACGCTGTGCACGTGGTGCTGGACCGCCACCTGGTCACCGGGCAGAACGCCAGCTCCACCGTCCCGGCCGTGCAGAACTTGCTCTTCCTCTGCGGCAGCCGGTGA
- the GATD1 gene encoding glutamine amidotransferase-like class 1 domain-containing protein 1 isoform X3 has protein sequence MASERLPSRPACLLVASGAAEGVSAPSFFHCFTLASTAFNLQVATPGGKTMDFVDVNDSNARWVQDFRLKAYASPAKLESIDGARYHALLIPSCPGALVDLASSGSLARILQHFHSESKPICAVGHGVAALCCATSEDRSWVFQGYSVTGPSVYELVRAPGFAHLPLVVEDFVKDAGACFSASEPDAVHVVLDRHLVTGQNASSTVPAVQNLLFLCGSR, from the exons ATGGCGTCCGAGCGGCTCCCGAGCCGGCCCGCCTGCCTCCTCGTGGCCAGCGGCGCCGCGGAAG GCGTGTCGGCCCCGTCCTTCTTCCACTGCTTCACGCTAGCCAGCACTGCCTTCAACCTGCAAGTGGCCACCCCCGGG GGGAAGACCATGGACTTTGTTGACGTGAACGACAGCAATGCACGCTGGGTGCAGGACTTCCGCCTCAAAGCCTACGCCAGCCCTGCCAAGCTGGAGTCCATTGACG GTGCCCGCTACCATGCCCTGCTCATCCCCAGCTGCCCCGGGGCCCTGGTGGACCTGGCCAGCAGCGGGTCCCTGGCTCGTATCCTGCAGCACTTCCACTCTGAGAGCA AGCCCATCTGTGCTGTGGGCCACGGTGTGGCCGCCCTCTGCTGCGCCACCAGCGAGGACAGGTCCTGGGTGTTCCAAGGCTACAGCGTCACCGGG CCCTCTGTGTACGAGCTCGTCCGGGCACCAGGGTTCGCCCACCTGCCCCTGGTCGTGGAGGACTTCGTGAAGGACGCAGGGGCCTGCTTCAGTG CCAGTGAGCCTGACGCTGTGCACGTGGTGCTGGACCGCCACCTGGTCACCGGGCAGAACGCCAGCTCCACCGTCCCGGCCGTGCAGAACTTGCTCTTCCTCTGCGGCAGCCGGTGA
- the TALDO1 gene encoding transaldolase has translation MSGSPVKRQRMESALDQLKQFTTVVADTGDFHAIDEYKPQDATTNPSLILAAAQMPTYQELVEEAIAYGRRLGGSQEEQITNAIDKLFVLFGAEILKKIPGRVSTEVDARLSFDKDAMVARARRLIELYKEAGISKERILIKLSSTWEGIQAGKELEEQHGIRCNMTLLFSFAQAVACAEAGVTLISPFVGRILDWHVANTDKKSYEPQEDPGVKSVTKIYNYYKKFGYKTIVMGASFRNTGEIKALAGCDFLTISPQLLGELLKDHSKLTPVLSAKAAQASDLEKIQLDEKAFRWLHNEDRMAVEKLSDGIRRFAADAVKLERMLRERMFSTENGK, from the exons ATGTCGGGCTCCCCGGTGAAGCGGCAGAGGATGGAGAGCGCGCTGGACCAGCTCAAGCAGTTCACCACAGTGGTGGCCGACACGGGCGACTTCCACG CCATCGACGAGTACAAACCCCAGGATGCCACCACCAACCCGTCCCTGATCCTGGCCGCGGCGCAGATGCCCACCTACCAGGAGCTGGTGGAGGAGGCCATTGCTTACGGCAGGAGGCTGGGCGG GTCACAAGAGGAACAGATTACAAATGCTATTGATAAACTTTTTGTGTTGTTTGGGGCAGAAATACTGAAGAAAATTCCAGGTCGCGTATCCACGGAAGTGGACGCAAG GCTCTCCTTTGATAAGGACGCGATGGTGGCCCGCGCCCGGCGCCTCATCGAGCTGTACAAGGAGGCCGGGATCAGCAAGGAGCGGATCCTGATAAAGCTGTCGTCCACCTGGGAAGGAATTCAGGCTGGAAA GGAGCTGGAGGAGCAGCACGGCATCCGGTGCAACATGACGCTGCTCTTCTCCTTCGCCCAGGCCGTGGCCTGTGCCGAGGCCGGCGTGACGCTTATCTCGCCCTTCGTGGGCCGCATCCTCGACTGGCACGTGGCCAACACGGACAAGAAGTCCTATGAGCCCCAGGAGGACCCCG GAGTGAAGAGTGTCACCAAGATCTACAACTATTACAAGAAGTTCGGCTACAAAACCATTGTCATGGGTGCCTCCTTCCGCAACACGGGAGAAATCAAGGCCCTGGCTGGCTGTGACTTCCTCACCATCTCACCCCAGCTCCTGGGGGAGCTGCTCAAGGACCACAGCAAGCTGACGCCCGTGCTCTCAGCCAAAGCAG CCCAGGCCAGTGACCTGGAGAAGATCCAGCTGGACGAGAAGGCCTTCCGCTGGCTGCACAACGAGGACCGCATGGCTGTGGAGAAGCTCTCTGACGGGATCCGCAGGTTTGCTGCGGACGCCGTGAAGCTGGAGCGGATGTTGAGG GAACGGATGTTCAGCACAGAGAATGGAAAATAG